The Salvelinus fontinalis isolate EN_2023a chromosome 24, ASM2944872v1, whole genome shotgun sequence genome has a segment encoding these proteins:
- the LOC129822002 gene encoding centrosomal protein of 164 kDa-like isoform X3 translates to MTAAAALQIGDQLILEEDYDENYIPSQQEIHEYAREIGIDPNQEPELLWLAREGIVAPLPPEWKPCQDVSGDVYYFNFSSGQSTWDHPCDEQYRSLVKQERERAGTQPHGPPTTATKKEKKKKKDKKEPKKKAKDQELLKPPGPLSLALGPLQAPLGSLGSLAPLRGLDGTALRGSLGSSGGLESLKSPLGGPLSSLGSSLLGGRQEERVSFSLPGFEDDEGNISEDEQLSPLGSARLLQNLHLDLDALGGGLQYEDSEASGVAPPEERTEAELRDLALSGEHSPEPHPQQDSLRGRHLPSCPPCGGSRDCSSAEVCPPTPDPQHAKTRDSGEEEEEDYEEGWGEDGDSVVEEEGGEEENQGEEGQASEKKKGEEEEEEGKDVEAEVNEEVECVEKLEEGEEQSDEVIKRCVKSEEGKEEGTGDVVEKSVENVNKKEEEQGSDEKIERHLGEQEERDEVVEKCVNVLNEELDKQVEERNELVESCVKSEGEQKAEESDEGVDRRNTSEEEGEEKEWEQEEESDEVVERYMKEMEGGDEEESEIVGERYLKSKHVERKEETVRDSVEEKKEKGDEDSDEVFERWLKEEEGKEEGDSEVVERCVKSEEVVDEEDEREVVERCVKSEEEGKEDGESEVVERCVKSEEVEEGKDEPEELESEEAVERCVKSEEVEEGKDEPEELESEEAVERCVKSEEVEEGKDEPEELESEEAVERCVKSEEVEESDKVFERCLLSEKRASEGVKSSEEEVEGCVKSERKEKEGDKLEEDSDEVVEEVQASPKPKTSTSSDEEIERFEPQTVQVGSLGLKKKIADLKRSDNMEVYVGKKKNVPKQSPLPAEQSEASEHMEVASSSTKDLRSGFGSKLSENVLDLKDLSPAVSPLLQGKEGKVKVCVAEEKERRKRAEAAERRLQAAGREDPAMEDRHLSQSSESQQDTGSSHSEPEPRPRAEGVSTSASLGVPGVQGVKRPDTTRGRLVRSPHAHYKEEAPRQGEDSRRAQEEERDKERRETEREMEEEKERALRERQEKVRLLQEELRREEEEEEQRLKEESEERVRSLRERLQSKGREEESRLSVESESRLLELREMARRERENQQRNVREEGEAMLRQLCATLEAERERIEAQRRRDLERLREESEEELHAEKRRLLGEREEQLDSLKQEGRSSASERRRESKSPRSPEQHLAEYQKELGDVLQEVREEVQRDHGRKLEQLKDAHRRELNSIRDNHLDQEAVQREQLLCALQEERDRLLATHSAQLERLRTQLDSQLSKTRQTHTRKEVEIQELGDKLELRARELKTQEAILKTQAANLKKRRQQLGEEEDEIDRGIEALPGVMQERDGLREDLERVEGQRDRARQEAERTREEMTKVRDELERIRGERDKAKEESRRMKEERDRLESKVELLQERCDRLCRRVSDLEQSEIKRPTTRLDRTKEERKEEKDSEAPPSTAGREKVLHVEDLKEPPVLDDLRQYISSEGLSLQKARRFLERESGRLSERQAVLQAAQAQSSSSQYPSTTSHAQATQEMYRNLQQEASDVEELRVTVQRGNSLLRRKEERLQQLESSVAEEVSPHHYYDDQDRLATDRKVAFDVTESDMSSVSNGLDGPGEEPTVPAKVQHLAESLQHISGQLSTVLGALGSLTQRQTPYQPLPLPLPLSQPRTPTSMPLSQLSMPLSGPSWAWAPHSTSIQPRGSEDLLNSRWAKLFPGAPIESIATSSLRTHALYSGYSPASEQARNLSSMQPKAVEMDGQRLQGLIDGNKRWLETRRKDPSVPLFTRYRTPPTISGLVQLSLDDNNQIKVYHY, encoded by the exons ATGACAGCAGCTGCTGCTCTACAGATTGGAGACCAGCTGATCCTGGAAGAGGACTACGATGAGAACTATATCCCCTCTCAACAAG AGATCCACGAGTACGCACGAGAGATTGGCATTGATCCCAATCAGGAGCCGGAGCTCCTATGGCTGGCCAGGGAGGGCATTGTTGCCCCACTGCCTCCCGAATGGAAACCCTG TCAGGACGTGTCGGGGGACGTGTACTACTTCAACTTCTCCTCGGGCCAGTCCACCTGGGACCACCCGTGTGACGAGCAATACCGCAGCCTGGTAAAACAGGAGCGCGAACGAGCTGGCACCCAGCCCCACGGGCCCCCCACCACCGCCActaagaaggagaagaagaagaaaaaagacaAGAAGGAGCCAAAGAAGAAGGCGAAAGACCAAGAGCTCCTGAAGCCACCAGGA ccgtTGAGCTTGGCCCTTGGGCCTCTGCAGGCCCCATTGGGGAGCCTGGGGAGCCTTGCTCCTCTACGAGGTCTTGATGGCACAGCCTTGAGGGGGTCCCTGGGCAGCTCTGGAGGGCTGGAGTCCCTGAAGAGTCCGCTTGGG gGTCCTCTCTCAAGCCTGGGGTCCAGCCTACTGGGAGGGCGACAGGAGGAGCgcgtgtctttctctctgcctggGTTTGAGGATGATGAGGGTAACATCTCAGAGGATGAGCAGCTG AGTCCTCTTGGCTCGGCCAGACTGTTACAGAACTTGCACCTGGACTTGGATGCGTTGGGAGGAGGGCTGCAGTATGAG GACAGCGAGGCCAGTGGAGTGGCCCcaccagaggagaggacagaagcaGAGCTACGGGACCTGGCCCTGTCTGGGGAGCACAGCCCTGAGCCCCACCCTCAACAG GACTCCCTTCGTGGACGCCACCTCCCCTCCTGCCCACCATGCGGAGGCAGCAGGGACTGCAGTAGTGCTGAGGTCTGCCCCCCTACCCCAGACCCCCAGCATGCTAAAACTAGAgacagtggagaggaggaggaggaagattatgaggaggggtggggagaggacGGAGATAGTGTGGTTGAGGAGGAAGGAGGTGAAGAGGAGAACCAGGGAGAAGAGGGACAAGCGAGTGagaagaagaaaggagaggaggaggaggaggagggcaagGACGTTGAGGCTGAGGTCAATGAGGAGGTAGAGTGTGTAGAAAagttggaggagggagaggagcaaAGTGATGAGGTCATAAAGAGGTGTGTAAAAAGTGAGGAAGGGAAGGAAGAGGGGACTGGTGACGTAGTTGAGAAAAGTGTGGAAAATGTCAATAAAAAGGAGGAAGAACAAGGAAGTGATGAAAAGATAGAGAGACATCTTGGAGAgcaagaagagagggatgaggtagTAGAgaaatgtgttaatgtgttaaatgAAGAACTTGATAAACAGGTAGAGGAAAGAAATGAGCTGGTTGAGAGCTGTGTTAAAAGTGAGGGAGAACAAAAAGCAGAAGAGAGTGATGAGGGAGTTGACAGACGCAATACAagtgaggaagaaggagaggaaaaaGAGTGGGAACAGGAGGAAGAGAGTGATGAGGTAGTAGAGAGATATATGAAAGAGATGGAAGGAGGCGATGAAGAGGAAAGTGAGATAGTGGGGGAGAGATATTTGAAAAGCAAGCATGTGGAAAGGAAGGAAGAGACTGTCAGAGACAGTgtagaggagaagaaagagaagggAGATGAGGATAGTGATGAAGTGTTTGAGAGGTGGTTGAAAGAGGAGGAAGGCAAAGAGGAGGGTGACAGTGAGGTGGTAGAGAGGTGTGTGAAAAGTGAAGAAGTGGTGGacgaggaggatgagagggaggtggTAGAGAGGTGTGTGAAAAGTGAGGAAGAGGGTAAAGAGGACGGTGAGAGTGAGGTGGTAGAGAGGTGTGTGAAAAGCGAGGAAGTGGAGGAGGGTAAAGATGAACCTGAGGAGCTGGAGAGTGAGGAGGCGGTAGAGAGGTGTGTGAAAAGCGAGGAAGTGGAGGAGGGTAAAGATGAACCTGAGGAGCTGGAGAGTGAGGAGGCGGTAGAGAGGTGTGTGAAAAGCGAGGAAGTGGAGGAGGGTAAAGATGAACCTGAGGAGCTGGAGAGTGAGGAGGCGGTAGAGAGGTGTGTGAAAAGCGAGGAAGTGGAGGAAAGTGACAAGGTCTTCGAGAGATGCTTGCTGAGTGAGAAACGAGCTAGTGAAGGAGTGAAGAGCagtgaggaagaggtggaggggtgCGTCAAAAGCGAACGAAAAGAAAAGGAAGGAGATAAACTTGAAGAAGACAGCGATGAGGTGGTGGAAGAAGTGCAAGCCTCACCGAAACCTAAAACATCCACAAGCTCAGACGAAGAAATCGAGAGATTTGAACCACAAACGGTTCAAGTTGGGTCACTGGGGCTGAAAAAGAAGATAGCGGACCTTAAACGAAGTGACAACATGGAGGTGTATGTGGGGAAGAAGAAGAATGTGCCCAAACAAAGCCCTCTACCAGCAGAG CAGTCCGAGGCCAGCGAGCACATGGAGGTGGCATCATCCTCCACCAAGGACCTCAGG TCTGGTTTTGGCTCCAAGTTGTCAGAGAACGTCCTGGACCTGAAGGATCTCTCCCCTGCTGTTAGTCCACTCTTGCAG GGAAAAGAGGGCAAAGTGAAAGTCTGTGTGGCAGAGGAGAAGGAACGGAGGAAGAGGGCAGAAGCTGCAGAGAG GCGTCTTCAAGCTGCAGGCAGGGAGGATCCAGCAATGGAGGACAGGCACCTCAGCCAGTCCAGTGAATCCCAACAGGACACAGGATCCTCCCATTCTGAGCCGGAGCCCCGGCCGCGGGCCGAGGGGGTCAGCACCAGCGCCAGCCTAGGGGTGCCGGGGGTCCAGGGGGTCAAGCGGCCTGACACCACCAGAGGCCGCCTGGTTAGGAGCCCCCACGCCCACTACAAGGAGGAAGCCCCCAGACAGGGGGAGGACAGCAGAAGGgcccaggaggaggagagggacaaggagaggagggagactgagagggagatggaggaggagaaggagcgtGCACTGCGGGAGAGGCAGGAGAAGGTGCGCCTACTTCAGGAGGAGCTGAggcgggaggaggaagaggaggaacagAGGCTGAaggaggagagcgaggagagggtcag GAGCCTGAGGGAGAGGCTCCAGAgtaaggggagggaagaggagagcagGCTGAGTGTGGAGTCTGAAAGCAGGCTACTGGAGCTGAGGGAGATGgcccggagggagagagagaaccagcaacGCAACGTCAG GGAGGAGGGCGAGGCGATGCTAAGGCAGCTGTGTGCCACCCTGGAGGCGGAGCGAGAGAGGATAGAGGCCCAGAGGAGGCGGGACCTAGAGCGActgagggaggagtcagaggaggaGCTACATGCGGAGAAGCGGAGACTGCTTGGGGAGCGGGAGGAGCAACTCGACTCCCTCAAACAGGAG gggAGAAGCAGTGCCAGTGAGAGGCGGAGGGAGTCTAAGAGCCCTCGTAGCCCAGAGCAGCATCTAGCAGAGTACCAAAAAGAG TTGGGAGACGTGCTCCAGGAAGTGAGGGAGGAAGTGCAGCGTGACCACGGCAGGAAGCTGGAGCAGCTCAAAGACGCCCACCGCAGAGAACTCaactcaatcagagacaatcatCTGGACCAG GAGGCTGTCCAAAGGGAGCAGTTGCTGTGTGCCCTGCAGGAGGAGAGAGATCGCCTGCTGGCCACCCACAGCGCCCAGCTGGAGAGACTCCGTACACAGCTAGACTCCCAGCTCTCCAAGACCCGCCAGACACACACGCGCAAg GAGGTAGAGATTCAGGAGCTGGGGGACAAGCTGGAGCTGAGGGCCAGAGAACTGAAGACCCAGGAGGCAATACTGAAGACCCAG GCAGCGAATTTGAAGAAGAGGCGGCAGCAGCttggggaggaagaggatgagataGACAGAGGAATAGAG GCTCTGCCTGGAGTCATGCAGGAGAGAGATGGACTGCGAGAGGATCTGGAGAGGGtggaaggacagagggacagggcgaggcaggaggcggagagaacgagggaggagATGACCAAAGTGAGAGACGAGTTGGAGAGAATTAGGGGGGAGAGGGACAAAGCgaaggaggagagcaggaggatGAAGGAGGAGCGGGACCGGCTGGAGAGCAAGGTGGAGCTGCTGCAGGAGCGCTGTGATCGGCTGTGCCGCAgagtcag TGATCTAGAGCAGAGTGAGATCAAGAGGCCTACTACTAGACTGGACAGaacaaaagaggagaggaaggaggagaaggataGCGAGGCACCGCCCTCTACTGCTGGACGGGAGAAAGTGCTGCATGTGGAAGATCTGAAAGAACCTCCTGTCTTAgacga cTTGCGTCAGTATATCTCCTCTGAGGGGCTGTCCCTGCAGAAAGCCCGGCGCTTcctggagagggagagtggtCGTCTGAGTGAGAGACAGGCAGTGCTGCAGGCAGCTCAGGCCCAGTCCAGCTCCTCTCAGTACCCCAGCACCACCAGCCACGCCCAGGCCACACAGGAGATGTACAGGAACCTGCAGCAG gAGGCCAGTGATGTGGAGGAGTTGAGGGTGACTGTGCAGAGGGGGAACTCGCTGCTACGCAGGAAGGAGGAGCGACTGCAACAGCTAGAGAGCTCCGTAGCTGAAGAG GTCTCCCCTCATCACTACTATGATGACCAGGACAGACTGGCGACTGATAGGAAGGTGGCCTTCGATGTGACTGAATCAGATATGAGCAGCGTCAGCAATGGCCTGGATGGCCccg gtgagGAGCCCACAGTGCCAGCTAAGGTGCAGCACTTAGCCGAGTCGCTCCAGCACATCTCTGGCCAGCTCAGCACAGTCCTGGGGGCCCTGGGCTCCCTGACCCAACGCCAGACCCCTTACCAGCCTCTCCCCCTACCCCTGCCCCTCTCCCAGCCACGAACCCCCACCTCAATGCCTCTTTCACAGCTCTCCATGCCTCTGTCTGGGCCCTCCTGGGCGTGGGCTCCTCACAGCACCTCCATCCAGCCACGGGGTTCTGAGGACCTGCTCAACAGCCGCTGGGCCAAGCTCTTCCCTG GGGCTCCTATTGAGTCCATAGCCACCAGTTCCTTGAGGACACATGCGCTTTATTCAGGGTACAGTCCTGCAAG tgagcaGGCTCGTAATCTGTCCTCCATGCAGCCTAAGGCAGTGGAGATGGATGGCCAGAGGCTACAGGGTCTGATCGACGGCAACAAGAGATGGCTGGAGACACGCAGGAAAGACCCCAGTGT ACCTCTGTTCACGCGTTATCGGACCCCCCCAACTATTAGTGGACTGGTCCAGCTGAGCCTGGATGACAACAACCAGATTAAAGTGTACCATTACTAA
- the LOC129822002 gene encoding centrosomal protein of 164 kDa-like isoform X6, which translates to MTAAAALQIGDQLILEEDYDENYIPSQQEIHEYAREIGIDPNQEPELLWLAREGIVAPLPPEWKPCQDVSGDVYYFNFSSGQSTWDHPCDEQYRSLVKQERERAGTQPHGPPTTATKKEKKKKKDKKEPKKKAKDQELLKPPGPLSLALGPLQAPLGSLGSLAPLRGLDGTALRGSLGSSGGLESLKSPLGGPLSSLGSSLLGGRQEERVSFSLPGFEDDEGNISEDEQLSPLGSARLLQNLHLDLDALGGGLQYEDSEASGVAPPEERTEAELRDLALSGEHSPEPHPQQQSEASEHMEVASSSTKDLRSGFGSKLSENVLDLKDLSPAVSPLLQGKEGKVKVCVAEEKERRKRAEAAERRLQAAGREDPAMEDRHLSQSSESQQDTGSSHSEPEPRPRAEGVSTSASLGVPGVQGVKRPDTTRGRLVRSPHAHYKEEAPRQGEDSRRAQEEERDKERRETEREMEEEKERALRERQEKVRLLQEELRREEEEEEQRLKEESEERVRSLRERLQSKGREEESRLSVESESRLLELREMARRERENQQRNVREEGEAMLRQLCATLEAERERIEAQRRRDLERLREESEEELHAEKRRLLGEREEQLDSLKQEGRSSASERRRESKSPRSPEQHLAEYQKELGDVLQEVREEVQRDHGRKLEQLKDAHRRELNSIRDNHLDQEAVQREQLLCALQEERDRLLATHSAQLERLRTQLDSQLSKTRQTHTRKEVEIQELGDKLELRARELKTQEAILKTQAANLKKRRQQLGEEEDEIDRGIEALPGVMQERDGLREDLERVEGQRDRARQEAERTREEMTKVRDELERIRGERDKAKEESRRMKEERDRLESKVELLQERCDRLCRRVSDLEQSEIKRPTTRLDRTKEERKEEKDSEAPPSTAGREKVLHVEDLKEPPVLDDLRQYISSEGLSLQKARRFLERESGRLSERQAVLQAAQAQSSSSQYPSTTSHAQATQEMYRNLQQVREASDVEELRVTVQRGNSLLRRKEERLQQLESSVAEEVSPHHYYDDQDRLATDRKVAFDVTESDMSSVSNGLDGPGEEPTVPAKVQHLAESLQHISGQLSTVLGALGSLTQRQTPYQPLPLPLPLSQPRTPTSMPLSQLSMPLSGPSWAWAPHSTSIQPRGSEDLLNSRWAKLFPGAPIESIATSSLRTHALYSGYSPASEQARNLSSMQPKAVEMDGQRLQGLIDGNKRWLETRRKDPSVPLFTRYRTPPTISGLVQLSLDDNNQIKVYHY; encoded by the exons ATGACAGCAGCTGCTGCTCTACAGATTGGAGACCAGCTGATCCTGGAAGAGGACTACGATGAGAACTATATCCCCTCTCAACAAG AGATCCACGAGTACGCACGAGAGATTGGCATTGATCCCAATCAGGAGCCGGAGCTCCTATGGCTGGCCAGGGAGGGCATTGTTGCCCCACTGCCTCCCGAATGGAAACCCTG TCAGGACGTGTCGGGGGACGTGTACTACTTCAACTTCTCCTCGGGCCAGTCCACCTGGGACCACCCGTGTGACGAGCAATACCGCAGCCTGGTAAAACAGGAGCGCGAACGAGCTGGCACCCAGCCCCACGGGCCCCCCACCACCGCCActaagaaggagaagaagaagaaaaaagacaAGAAGGAGCCAAAGAAGAAGGCGAAAGACCAAGAGCTCCTGAAGCCACCAGGA ccgtTGAGCTTGGCCCTTGGGCCTCTGCAGGCCCCATTGGGGAGCCTGGGGAGCCTTGCTCCTCTACGAGGTCTTGATGGCACAGCCTTGAGGGGGTCCCTGGGCAGCTCTGGAGGGCTGGAGTCCCTGAAGAGTCCGCTTGGG gGTCCTCTCTCAAGCCTGGGGTCCAGCCTACTGGGAGGGCGACAGGAGGAGCgcgtgtctttctctctgcctggGTTTGAGGATGATGAGGGTAACATCTCAGAGGATGAGCAGCTG AGTCCTCTTGGCTCGGCCAGACTGTTACAGAACTTGCACCTGGACTTGGATGCGTTGGGAGGAGGGCTGCAGTATGAG GACAGCGAGGCCAGTGGAGTGGCCCcaccagaggagaggacagaagcaGAGCTACGGGACCTGGCCCTGTCTGGGGAGCACAGCCCTGAGCCCCACCCTCAACAG CAGTCCGAGGCCAGCGAGCACATGGAGGTGGCATCATCCTCCACCAAGGACCTCAGG TCTGGTTTTGGCTCCAAGTTGTCAGAGAACGTCCTGGACCTGAAGGATCTCTCCCCTGCTGTTAGTCCACTCTTGCAG GGAAAAGAGGGCAAAGTGAAAGTCTGTGTGGCAGAGGAGAAGGAACGGAGGAAGAGGGCAGAAGCTGCAGAGAG GCGTCTTCAAGCTGCAGGCAGGGAGGATCCAGCAATGGAGGACAGGCACCTCAGCCAGTCCAGTGAATCCCAACAGGACACAGGATCCTCCCATTCTGAGCCGGAGCCCCGGCCGCGGGCCGAGGGGGTCAGCACCAGCGCCAGCCTAGGGGTGCCGGGGGTCCAGGGGGTCAAGCGGCCTGACACCACCAGAGGCCGCCTGGTTAGGAGCCCCCACGCCCACTACAAGGAGGAAGCCCCCAGACAGGGGGAGGACAGCAGAAGGgcccaggaggaggagagggacaaggagaggagggagactgagagggagatggaggaggagaaggagcgtGCACTGCGGGAGAGGCAGGAGAAGGTGCGCCTACTTCAGGAGGAGCTGAggcgggaggaggaagaggaggaacagAGGCTGAaggaggagagcgaggagagggtcag GAGCCTGAGGGAGAGGCTCCAGAgtaaggggagggaagaggagagcagGCTGAGTGTGGAGTCTGAAAGCAGGCTACTGGAGCTGAGGGAGATGgcccggagggagagagagaaccagcaacGCAACGTCAG GGAGGAGGGCGAGGCGATGCTAAGGCAGCTGTGTGCCACCCTGGAGGCGGAGCGAGAGAGGATAGAGGCCCAGAGGAGGCGGGACCTAGAGCGActgagggaggagtcagaggaggaGCTACATGCGGAGAAGCGGAGACTGCTTGGGGAGCGGGAGGAGCAACTCGACTCCCTCAAACAGGAG gggAGAAGCAGTGCCAGTGAGAGGCGGAGGGAGTCTAAGAGCCCTCGTAGCCCAGAGCAGCATCTAGCAGAGTACCAAAAAGAG TTGGGAGACGTGCTCCAGGAAGTGAGGGAGGAAGTGCAGCGTGACCACGGCAGGAAGCTGGAGCAGCTCAAAGACGCCCACCGCAGAGAACTCaactcaatcagagacaatcatCTGGACCAG GAGGCTGTCCAAAGGGAGCAGTTGCTGTGTGCCCTGCAGGAGGAGAGAGATCGCCTGCTGGCCACCCACAGCGCCCAGCTGGAGAGACTCCGTACACAGCTAGACTCCCAGCTCTCCAAGACCCGCCAGACACACACGCGCAAg GAGGTAGAGATTCAGGAGCTGGGGGACAAGCTGGAGCTGAGGGCCAGAGAACTGAAGACCCAGGAGGCAATACTGAAGACCCAG GCAGCGAATTTGAAGAAGAGGCGGCAGCAGCttggggaggaagaggatgagataGACAGAGGAATAGAG GCTCTGCCTGGAGTCATGCAGGAGAGAGATGGACTGCGAGAGGATCTGGAGAGGGtggaaggacagagggacagggcgaggcaggaggcggagagaacgagggaggagATGACCAAAGTGAGAGACGAGTTGGAGAGAATTAGGGGGGAGAGGGACAAAGCgaaggaggagagcaggaggatGAAGGAGGAGCGGGACCGGCTGGAGAGCAAGGTGGAGCTGCTGCAGGAGCGCTGTGATCGGCTGTGCCGCAgagtcag TGATCTAGAGCAGAGTGAGATCAAGAGGCCTACTACTAGACTGGACAGaacaaaagaggagaggaaggaggagaaggataGCGAGGCACCGCCCTCTACTGCTGGACGGGAGAAAGTGCTGCATGTGGAAGATCTGAAAGAACCTCCTGTCTTAgacga cTTGCGTCAGTATATCTCCTCTGAGGGGCTGTCCCTGCAGAAAGCCCGGCGCTTcctggagagggagagtggtCGTCTGAGTGAGAGACAGGCAGTGCTGCAGGCAGCTCAGGCCCAGTCCAGCTCCTCTCAGTACCCCAGCACCACCAGCCACGCCCAGGCCACACAGGAGATGTACAGGAACCTGCAGCAGGTACGT gAGGCCAGTGATGTGGAGGAGTTGAGGGTGACTGTGCAGAGGGGGAACTCGCTGCTACGCAGGAAGGAGGAGCGACTGCAACAGCTAGAGAGCTCCGTAGCTGAAGAG GTCTCCCCTCATCACTACTATGATGACCAGGACAGACTGGCGACTGATAGGAAGGTGGCCTTCGATGTGACTGAATCAGATATGAGCAGCGTCAGCAATGGCCTGGATGGCCccg gtgagGAGCCCACAGTGCCAGCTAAGGTGCAGCACTTAGCCGAGTCGCTCCAGCACATCTCTGGCCAGCTCAGCACAGTCCTGGGGGCCCTGGGCTCCCTGACCCAACGCCAGACCCCTTACCAGCCTCTCCCCCTACCCCTGCCCCTCTCCCAGCCACGAACCCCCACCTCAATGCCTCTTTCACAGCTCTCCATGCCTCTGTCTGGGCCCTCCTGGGCGTGGGCTCCTCACAGCACCTCCATCCAGCCACGGGGTTCTGAGGACCTGCTCAACAGCCGCTGGGCCAAGCTCTTCCCTG GGGCTCCTATTGAGTCCATAGCCACCAGTTCCTTGAGGACACATGCGCTTTATTCAGGGTACAGTCCTGCAAG tgagcaGGCTCGTAATCTGTCCTCCATGCAGCCTAAGGCAGTGGAGATGGATGGCCAGAGGCTACAGGGTCTGATCGACGGCAACAAGAGATGGCTGGAGACACGCAGGAAAGACCCCAGTGT ACCTCTGTTCACGCGTTATCGGACCCCCCCAACTATTAGTGGACTGGTCCAGCTGAGCCTGGATGACAACAACCAGATTAAAGTGTACCATTACTAA